One Leptolyngbya sp. NIES-2104 genomic window carries:
- a CDS encoding DEAD/DEAH box helicase, protein MTDLFTWIQTNDISSPTGRSLQSATCIPQDRLLRELSTTRSQRQKVKDSIEAIQHLKQLQAENRPASIDEQMRLCLHLGAGLSADLFVDPPKSEWAKLAAELRELLSPEEFDRMRGTMTTAYYTPPAIAQCIYEGLTRLGCDGGEWLEPTVGTGLFIGLTPVDWSCRWTGVEIDSISGSICQMLYPETNVYLQALERTRLAVNHFDGCIGNVPYSEVTPYDPQFVNWSLDGLHNYCLARSIQAVRPGGIIAVLTSVGTLQSKRGQAFRERISSLVRLLGAFKLPMTAFRSFSHTDAPADLLFFQILESGEAGNAEEWVDLVESPIINPETQEPLLLNRYFQTHPHHLLGELAIDKLYASPRLSLQPTHSNLPKVLSQALRDLPESIYRSRPVQVSVSSDARDCLPIPPELQSSVKPFAYIWYRDQPHQCRDGQLHRVEAKGMKRRRLWWLIQIRDAVRQVLNIQWESDDDRELEQAQLVLNQRYDEFITQYGWLHSQGNELAFGNDPEYPLLLALEVWNPDRPEETEKADLFFKRTLVRVPAIDEVKTATEALVHSLADRGAVDLAYMSELYRKSEADIVGELQQSGTTPLIFRDLDLDRWITAEEYLSGNVRLKLEQADKAAQQSPGYLINVEALKQVQPKPLKAGQIYARLGSPWIPGDVVEDFIRETLGIQGSSLSKLLNVTHSIHSAHWKVEYRGADSTLISSQYGTSRVSAIRLVELALNQKLPVVYDTIDKDTRVKNRDETRRALLKQERLKELFKRWIWQDWKRATRLVDIYNRDFNCLRRRQYDGTHLKGKLQGVSATWLDRLYNPKRAYQLNAIWRIISSGNTLIQYPTGSGKTAIAIVAAQEMRHHYQCSKPALVVKDHLVLQQAAEAAQIYPGLRILTISTRDLDSAKKRQELVSRAATGEWDFIVMSQTAFKMLKLRTETIDSIIANETDRVRSENYKRKRSGKRAAKQLEKKVDRTEEKIREHIDSVQRDNTVYWEDLGIDLLLVDESQDYLGLATETQMQGVLGISSSNSDRALDLYYKTQYLAQLHGRDKGLVLLTATPIQNTLGQSWVNLVYLCPQVLEARGIRHFDSFISTFAEPKVSAEITAATTLEIKTRLSSWSNLPEFRELWLLVADIVTESQLDIEKPKPNYQTAEIPATAAQLKFFDYIAARAKKLQGRRSKTDNYPLITTHVKQGVIDLRCLPSSVLRQFLDDAEIAALANEHSKLEQFIEDTYQTWVETQTERCTQLLFVDIGHGFIHPYLKRRLIDRGIPEHELAFAQDATTDEQKAQLFRRVRQGDVRILCGSTPTIGAGTQIPDRLKVLRHLDCPLRPTERWQRDGRILRPGNMHSEVEIVSYVTTGKPYQNEENKQIQGLSPDSYLYEVNVRKARFIEEGLYQTDDSIRTIEDIDETTLDFSLLMATATGDRRLLEKVELDNQIQKLLIEEQDWQGTQIAIAQQLDQLPHQIESVQQALNAYQHDAQALIPTQGEAFQLMLNHSEIPYTKRSEAAQALQDIATDLVHSRRAAKQASGTFAGFELWIEHEPIFQTTILRLQGERSYETEVRETAKGTLSALEHCPDQIAKFIQNCRQSLETLTAELEQIRPLYGQSFEKTDALKAALERQEQLNEALGLMTEAQMDAVALAA, encoded by the coding sequence ATGACAGACTTATTCACTTGGATTCAAACGAATGACATTAGTAGCCCAACTGGGCGATCGCTGCAATCTGCTACCTGCATTCCACAGGATCGGTTACTAAGGGAACTCTCAACCACTCGCTCTCAGCGCCAGAAAGTTAAGGATAGCATCGAAGCGATTCAACACTTAAAGCAACTGCAAGCCGAAAATCGCCCCGCTTCGATCGACGAACAAATGCGTCTATGTCTTCATCTAGGCGCTGGACTGAGTGCGGATCTCTTTGTTGACCCACCGAAATCAGAATGGGCGAAGCTGGCGGCTGAGTTAAGAGAGCTACTGTCTCCCGAAGAGTTCGATCGAATGCGAGGAACGATGACGACCGCTTACTATACGCCACCTGCGATCGCTCAGTGCATTTATGAAGGACTAACGCGGCTCGGCTGTGATGGTGGAGAGTGGCTAGAACCGACTGTTGGCACAGGTTTGTTCATTGGACTTACACCCGTCGATTGGTCGTGTCGTTGGACAGGGGTTGAAATTGATTCGATCAGTGGCAGCATTTGCCAGATGCTTTATCCAGAAACAAATGTTTACCTTCAAGCATTAGAGCGCACTCGACTCGCCGTTAATCATTTCGATGGATGTATCGGCAACGTTCCTTACTCAGAAGTTACGCCCTACGATCCACAGTTTGTGAATTGGTCACTCGATGGGTTGCACAACTATTGTTTGGCACGATCGATTCAGGCTGTTCGCCCTGGTGGAATCATCGCCGTTCTGACCTCCGTTGGAACGCTGCAATCTAAACGCGGACAGGCGTTTCGTGAACGAATTAGCAGTTTGGTGCGGCTGCTAGGAGCCTTTAAATTACCGATGACTGCCTTTCGCAGTTTCAGCCATACAGATGCACCGGCTGATCTGCTCTTTTTCCAAATCTTAGAGTCTGGAGAAGCCGGAAACGCTGAAGAATGGGTTGATTTAGTCGAAAGTCCCATCATCAATCCAGAAACACAAGAGCCGCTTTTACTGAATCGCTATTTTCAAACTCACCCGCACCATCTACTGGGTGAACTCGCAATCGATAAACTCTACGCCAGCCCTCGACTCTCACTCCAACCAACTCACTCGAATTTACCAAAAGTTTTAAGTCAAGCCCTGCGGGATCTGCCAGAAAGTATCTATCGATCGCGCCCTGTCCAAGTTTCAGTTAGCTCAGACGCGCGAGATTGCTTACCGATTCCGCCAGAACTGCAATCATCTGTCAAACCGTTCGCGTATATTTGGTATCGAGATCAACCTCATCAATGTCGTGACGGGCAACTTCATCGTGTTGAAGCGAAAGGGATGAAACGTAGGCGGCTGTGGTGGCTGATTCAAATTCGCGACGCAGTAAGACAAGTGCTAAATATTCAATGGGAGTCGGATGACGACCGCGAACTCGAACAAGCCCAACTGGTTCTTAACCAACGCTACGACGAATTTATCACGCAGTACGGCTGGCTACATTCTCAGGGCAATGAACTTGCGTTCGGAAATGATCCAGAGTATCCGCTATTGCTGGCTTTGGAAGTCTGGAATCCAGATCGTCCAGAAGAAACCGAGAAAGCAGATTTATTCTTCAAGCGCACCTTGGTTCGAGTGCCTGCGATCGACGAAGTGAAGACGGCAACCGAAGCTCTAGTTCACTCACTTGCCGATCGCGGAGCCGTTGATTTGGCGTACATGAGTGAGTTGTATCGTAAATCAGAAGCCGATATTGTTGGAGAACTTCAGCAGTCGGGAACGACACCGCTCATTTTCCGTGATCTCGATCTTGATCGATGGATTACTGCCGAAGAGTATTTAAGTGGTAACGTTCGTCTCAAATTGGAGCAAGCAGATAAGGCAGCACAACAATCTCCAGGTTACTTGATTAATGTTGAGGCACTTAAGCAGGTACAGCCAAAACCTCTGAAAGCAGGACAAATTTACGCTCGTCTTGGTTCTCCGTGGATTCCAGGCGATGTAGTCGAAGACTTCATTCGCGAAACTCTAGGAATTCAGGGATCAAGTCTATCCAAGCTGCTGAACGTCACTCATTCAATTCACAGTGCCCATTGGAAAGTGGAATATCGTGGCGCTGACAGCACCTTAATTTCTTCTCAGTATGGAACGAGCCGTGTTTCTGCGATTCGCTTGGTTGAGCTTGCTCTGAATCAGAAACTGCCTGTGGTGTATGACACGATCGACAAAGATACGCGAGTCAAAAATCGCGATGAAACTCGACGCGCATTGTTAAAGCAAGAACGACTAAAAGAACTCTTCAAGCGCTGGATTTGGCAAGACTGGAAGCGAGCGACACGACTCGTTGACATCTACAATCGCGACTTCAATTGTTTGCGGCGGCGACAATATGACGGCACTCATCTTAAAGGCAAGCTACAAGGCGTGTCAGCAACTTGGCTCGATCGTCTCTACAATCCGAAACGGGCTTATCAACTGAATGCGATTTGGCGAATTATTAGTAGCGGAAACACGCTGATTCAGTATCCGACAGGCTCCGGGAAGACTGCGATCGCGATCGTTGCTGCCCAAGAAATGCGCCATCACTACCAATGCAGTAAGCCTGCTTTAGTGGTTAAAGATCATCTCGTTCTTCAACAAGCAGCAGAAGCCGCACAAATCTATCCAGGATTGCGAATTCTCACCATCTCAACCCGCGATCTTGATTCTGCTAAAAAGCGTCAAGAACTCGTTTCTCGTGCTGCAACCGGAGAATGGGATTTTATTGTGATGTCGCAAACGGCATTCAAAATGTTGAAACTGCGAACCGAAACAATCGATTCAATTATTGCGAATGAAACTGATCGTGTTCGCAGTGAGAATTACAAACGCAAGCGTAGTGGGAAACGAGCAGCAAAACAGTTAGAGAAAAAGGTCGATCGCACAGAAGAGAAAATTCGAGAACACATCGATTCAGTCCAACGCGACAATACTGTTTATTGGGAAGATTTAGGCATTGATCTGCTACTCGTCGATGAAAGCCAGGACTATTTAGGCTTGGCAACTGAAACACAGATGCAGGGCGTGTTAGGCATTTCATCTTCTAACTCCGATCGCGCTTTAGATCTCTACTACAAAACCCAGTATTTAGCTCAACTACACGGACGCGATAAAGGTCTAGTTCTTCTAACGGCAACACCAATTCAGAACACACTCGGACAAAGTTGGGTGAACTTGGTTTATCTCTGCCCTCAAGTTCTTGAAGCTAGAGGGATTCGCCACTTTGACTCATTTATCTCAACGTTTGCTGAACCAAAAGTTTCTGCGGAGATTACCGCAGCAACAACACTTGAGATCAAGACGCGCTTATCCAGTTGGTCAAACCTGCCAGAGTTTCGAGAACTTTGGCTATTAGTCGCAGACATTGTTACTGAGTCACAACTCGATATTGAAAAGCCGAAGCCCAATTATCAAACGGCTGAAATTCCCGCAACAGCAGCACAACTGAAGTTTTTCGATTACATTGCAGCACGAGCGAAAAAACTTCAAGGGCGGCGATCCAAAACGGATAATTACCCATTGATTACCACTCACGTCAAACAAGGTGTCATTGATCTGCGCTGTTTACCAAGCTCAGTGTTACGCCAATTTCTAGATGATGCTGAAATTGCAGCCTTGGCAAACGAACACAGCAAGTTGGAGCAATTCATTGAAGATACTTATCAAACCTGGGTCGAAACACAGACAGAGCGATGTACTCAATTGCTGTTTGTCGATATTGGTCACGGGTTTATTCATCCGTATCTGAAGCGTCGTTTAATCGATCGTGGCATTCCAGAACACGAACTTGCCTTTGCTCAGGATGCTACAACCGACGAGCAGAAAGCTCAACTCTTCCGACGGGTGCGACAAGGTGATGTGAGAATTCTTTGCGGCAGTACACCGACGATCGGAGCCGGAACCCAAATTCCTGATCGCCTCAAGGTATTGCGGCATTTGGATTGCCCCCTTCGCCCGACCGAGCGTTGGCAGCGAGACGGGCGCATTCTCCGACCTGGCAATATGCACTCAGAGGTCGAAATCGTTTCCTACGTCACGACAGGTAAACCGTACCAGAATGAGGAGAATAAACAGATTCAAGGACTCTCACCGGATTCGTATCTGTACGAAGTCAATGTTCGTAAAGCTCGGTTTATCGAGGAAGGACTGTATCAGACTGATGATTCCATCAGAACGATCGAGGACATTGACGAAACGACACTCGACTTTAGCTTGCTAATGGCAACTGCAACCGGAGATCGACGATTGCTAGAAAAAGTAGAGTTGGACAATCAAATTCAAAAATTATTGATCGAAGAGCAAGATTGGCAAGGAACACAAATTGCGATCGCTCAACAACTCGATCAATTACCTCACCAAATCGAGAGCGTTCAACAAGCCCTCAATGCTTACCAACACGATGCACAAGCACTGATTCCAACGCAAGGAGAAGCTTTTCAACTGATGCTCAATCATTCCGAGATTCCCTACACTAAACGGAGCGAAGCTGCTCAAGCCTTACAAGATATTGCAACCGATCTAGTTCACAGTAGACGTGCTGCTAAACAAGCGAGCGGGACGTTTGCAGGATTTGAACTGTGGATTGAGCATGAACCTATCTTTCAGACTACTATCTTACGCCTGCAAGGAGAACGCAGCTATGAAACCGAAGTTCGAGAAACCGCAAAAGGAACACTCAGCGCCTTGGAGCATTGTCCGGATCAAATTGCAAAATTCATTCAAAACTGCCGTCAGAGTTTAGAAACGCTAACCGCAGAACTTGAACAAATCCGTCCGTTGTATGGTCAGTCCTTCGAGAAAACTGATGCTCTCAAAGCAGCTCTCGAACGACAAGAGCAACTGAATGAGGCTTTGGGACTAATGACCGAGGCTCAAATGGATGCAGTTGCTCTGGCTGCTTAG